In the Chloroflexota bacterium genome, one interval contains:
- a CDS encoding phospholipase D-like domain-containing protein, whose translation MRWLKAGLWFLTEWVLSLPRLLLASILAQLGLMGALMAYAKLRNRSVENSFPQLDLPPIDLGEHSVQLFDDGGSVFRQMLFDISLAKESILLESYIFERDEVGLAFKRALIRKAREGVKIYVTFDGIGTLHVPERFKLFGKRRNIRVFEFGRLKSIRSFFDTNMWIRTHRKILVIDGKIGYLGGMNIGRNYARTWRDTHLKIEGPIAANIAEEFIALWNKYNKKHKINLSYSTTNDQQVGICANDPIEYQLPIRQTYLDAINDAKHYIYISNAYFLPDPLIRATLIDAAKRGVDIQIMVPEISDNIVVDWICRGLLGELMEHGARVLLYRGTMIHAKTMTVDGMWSTVGSANLDTRSLAANYEINATIKNPAFARQMEAMFLNDRAQSREINYQTWRSRSIFIHLGEQVLQPARGLF comes from the coding sequence ATGCGTTGGCTCAAAGCTGGGTTATGGTTTCTGACTGAGTGGGTGCTTTCACTGCCACGTTTGCTGCTGGCCAGCATTCTGGCTCAATTGGGCTTGATGGGTGCGCTAATGGCTTATGCCAAGTTGCGCAATCGCAGCGTTGAAAATAGCTTTCCCCAGCTTGATTTGCCGCCAATCGATTTGGGCGAGCATAGCGTGCAATTATTTGATGATGGTGGCTCAGTCTTTCGTCAAATGCTGTTTGATATTTCCCTAGCCAAAGAATCGATTTTGCTGGAAAGCTATATTTTCGAGCGCGATGAGGTTGGGCTAGCCTTCAAACGAGCGTTAATTCGCAAAGCTCGCGAAGGTGTGAAAATTTATGTAACCTTTGATGGCATTGGTACGTTGCACGTTCCCGAACGCTTTAAGTTGTTTGGCAAGCGCCGCAATATTCGGGTCTTTGAATTTGGCCGCCTCAAATCAATTCGCTCATTTTTCGATACGAATATGTGGATTCGCACCCATCGCAAAATTTTGGTGATCGATGGTAAAATTGGTTATTTAGGTGGCATGAATATTGGCCGCAACTATGCCCGAACTTGGCGTGATACCCATTTGAAAATCGAAGGCCCAATTGCTGCCAATATTGCCGAAGAATTTATTGCTCTGTGGAATAAATATAATAAAAAACATAAAATTAATTTGAGCTATTCCACCACCAACGATCAACAAGTGGGAATTTGCGCTAACGACCCGATTGAATATCAATTGCCAATTCGCCAAACCTACCTTGATGCAATTAACGATGCCAAACACTATATTTACATTTCGAATGCCTATTTCTTGCCCGACCCGCTGATTCGGGCAACGCTGATCGATGCTGCCAAACGCGGGGTCGATATTCAAATTATGGTGCCCGAAATCTCCGATAATATCGTGGTCGATTGGATTTGTCGTGGTTTATTGGGGGAATTGATGGAGCATGGCGCACGCGTGCTGCTCTATCGTGGCACAATGATTCATGCCAAAACCATGACCGTTGATGGGATGTGGTCAACCGTGGGCAGCGCCAATTTAGATACCCGCAGCCTGGCAGCGAATTATGAAATCAATGCCACAATCAAGAATCCGGCCTTTGCTCGCCAAATGGAAGCCATGTTTTTGAATGATCGAGCGCAATCGCGCGAAATTAATTATCAAACTTGGCGCAGCCGTTCAATCTTTATCCACCTCGGCGAACAAGTACTACAACCAGCCCGTGGCCTGTTTTAA
- a CDS encoding sugar transferase: MARRVDWMMSDWSTSQPIFSQRDVRQTTSRLALTLLDGCLILVAFAVAHWLRYDVRLGRDIYDPASYRQLSAFYPMMLVFMLTLISTLHWRGFYRLPRSASAFDSFSIIVTSTTIALALTVMWLFINRADLWSRLIMVFVWFCVIVALTFGRISLRMLRRWAWRRGVGLEQVVVVGNRGLAKQVMEELQYTLDHGHHLLGYVEGPPDDRDDVAAPGEQFRWLGTLSQFEQIMRQRHVDQVIIALPFWAHTSLPEVVAICRKFNIEFRVAPDLYELSFDRVSIQRLSTIPLLRLKKNVIRGWNYVFKRSTDLLMIGLTAPIWATIWGLAALMIKLSDPQAPVVFRQPRIGKHGQTFMVYKLRTMVPNAEALKKSLMDQNEAEGALFKIKDDPRVTRLGRILRKLSIDELPQLYNVLRGEMSLVGPRPQVPDEVAQYQEWHYRRLEVTPGLTGLWQASGRSNTTFDDMVRLDIYYTEHWSLWLDLRIMIMTIPAVLFGRGAY; this comes from the coding sequence ATGGCAAGACGAGTCGATTGGATGATGAGCGATTGGTCTACCAGCCAACCGATTTTTTCGCAGCGCGATGTGCGTCAAACCACATCGCGGCTGGCTCTGACCTTGCTCGATGGATGTTTGATTTTAGTAGCCTTTGCCGTAGCGCACTGGCTGCGTTACGATGTCCGCTTAGGTCGTGATATTTACGACCCAGCTTCATATCGCCAACTCTCGGCCTTCTACCCGATGATGTTGGTGTTTATGTTGACGCTGATTAGCACGTTGCACTGGCGCGGGTTTTATCGCCTGCCCCGTTCAGCCTCAGCCTTCGATTCGTTTAGTATTATCGTTACCAGCACCACAATTGCCCTTGCCCTCACGGTCATGTGGCTATTTATCAATCGCGCCGATTTATGGTCGCGCTTGATTATGGTGTTTGTTTGGTTTTGCGTGATTGTGGCGCTGACGTTTGGCCGGATTAGTTTGCGCATGTTGCGGCGCTGGGCATGGCGACGCGGCGTTGGCTTAGAACAAGTTGTGGTGGTCGGCAATCGTGGCCTAGCCAAACAGGTGATGGAAGAATTGCAATATACGCTCGATCATGGCCATCATTTGTTGGGCTATGTCGAAGGCCCGCCCGATGATCGCGACGATGTGGCCGCACCAGGTGAGCAATTTCGCTGGCTTGGCACGCTCAGCCAATTCGAGCAGATTATGCGTCAACGCCATGTCGATCAAGTGATTATTGCCCTGCCATTTTGGGCGCACACCAGCCTACCCGAAGTCGTGGCAATTTGCCGTAAGTTCAATATTGAATTTCGCGTCGCCCCCGATTTATATGAACTGAGCTTCGATCGCGTCAGCATTCAGCGCTTGAGTACGATTCCGCTGTTGCGCTTGAAAAAGAATGTGATTCGCGGCTGGAATTATGTGTTCAAACGTAGCACCGATTTACTGATGATTGGCCTGACTGCGCCGATTTGGGCCACAATTTGGGGCTTGGCCGCCTTGATGATCAAACTCTCTGATCCACAAGCGCCGGTGGTTTTTCGCCAACCACGCATCGGCAAGCATGGCCAAACCTTTATGGTCTACAAATTGCGCACGATGGTACCCAATGCCGAGGCGCTCAAAAAAAGCCTGATGGATCAAAATGAGGCCGAAGGGGCACTCTTCAAAATCAAAGACGACCCACGGGTTACTCGCTTGGGTCGGATTTTGCGCAAACTCAGCATCGACGAGCTACCGCAACTCTACAATGTGCTGCGCGGCGAAATGAGCTTGGTTGGCCCACGCCCGCAAGTGCCCGACGAAGTAGCCCAATATCAAGAATGGCACTATCGCCGTTTGGAAGTGACTCCAGGCTTGACTGGTTTATGGCAAGCCTCAGGCCGCTCCAACACCACCTTCGATGATATGGTGCGCTTGGATATTTACTACACCGAACACTGGTCGCTCTGGCTTGATCTGCGAATTATGATCATGACGATTCCGGCGGTGCTGTTTGGTCGTGGCGCATACTAA
- the obgE gene encoding GTPase ObgE has translation MSDFIDRALITVKAGDGGDGMATFRREKYVPRGGPDGGDGGRGGSVYLEVSPHLNTLLPFRFETHFEADKGLNAGRQRKRGRTGEDTFIRVPPGTIVSAEIEGEVQTVDLLFPGQKLLVARGGKGGLGNTHFATASNQVPRIAELGQPGEERELQLELKVIADVGLVGFPNAGKSTLLSMVSAARPKIANYPFTTLSPNLGVAEFNDFTFVVADIPGLIEGASRGVGLGHDFLRHIERTRILVHVLDAAGTEGRDPFEDFLTINAELKAYSSELAQRPQLVALNKTDIPDAEAFDELMRPQIIAWGIDPENIFPISAATNQGLQPLQRRIVDILREMPERITRLPYSEEILTFRFSNIDPNDFWLETEEDGVLRVHGEKIERLVSMTNFAQSESLDRLQRVLEAMGVSAALFAAGVRHGDPVRIEKAELLWQDESIG, from the coding sequence ATGTCTGATTTTATAGATCGTGCGCTGATTACAGTCAAAGCTGGTGATGGTGGCGATGGTATGGCCACTTTCCGCCGAGAAAAATATGTTCCGCGTGGCGGCCCCGATGGTGGCGATGGTGGCCGTGGCGGGAGTGTCTATCTTGAGGTAAGCCCTCATTTAAATACGCTATTGCCTTTTCGTTTTGAAACCCATTTTGAAGCCGATAAGGGCTTGAACGCTGGTCGGCAGCGCAAACGTGGCCGCACAGGCGAAGATACGTTTATTCGTGTGCCACCTGGTACGATTGTGAGCGCCGAAATTGAGGGCGAAGTTCAAACTGTCGATTTGTTGTTTCCTGGCCAAAAATTGTTGGTAGCCCGTGGTGGCAAGGGCGGCTTGGGCAATACCCACTTTGCCACTGCCTCGAATCAAGTGCCACGGATTGCCGAGCTTGGCCAGCCTGGCGAAGAGCGTGAGCTGCAACTTGAATTAAAAGTCATTGCTGATGTTGGCTTGGTCGGCTTCCCCAACGCGGGCAAATCGACTTTGCTCTCGATGGTCAGCGCTGCGCGTCCGAAAATTGCTAATTATCCGTTTACCACACTTTCGCCCAATTTAGGCGTAGCCGAATTCAACGATTTTACCTTTGTGGTAGCCGATATTCCAGGTTTGATCGAAGGAGCCAGCCGTGGGGTTGGGCTGGGCCACGATTTCTTGCGCCATATTGAGCGCACGCGAATTTTGGTGCATGTGCTCGATGCTGCGGGCACTGAAGGCCGCGATCCCTTTGAAGATTTCTTGACGATCAACGCTGAACTCAAGGCCTACTCCAGCGAATTGGCTCAACGCCCGCAACTGGTCGCCTTGAACAAAACCGATATTCCCGATGCCGAGGCCTTTGACGAATTGATGCGTCCACAAATTATCGCTTGGGGCATTGATCCGGAAAATATCTTTCCAATTTCGGCAGCAACCAACCAAGGCCTGCAACCGTTGCAACGCCGAATTGTCGATATTCTACGTGAAATGCCCGAACGGATTACCCGCCTGCCGTACAGTGAGGAAATTCTGACCTTCCGCTTCAGCAATATCGACCCGAATGATTTCTGGCTCGAAACTGAGGAAGATGGGGTGTTACGTGTCCATGGCGAGAAAATTGAACGGCTTGTTTCAATGACGAACTTTGCCCAAAGCGAATCGCTCGATCGGCTCCAACGGGTGTTGGAAGCGATGGGCGTTTCAGCAGCGCTGTTTGCTGCTGGTGTGCGCCATGGCGATCCTGTGCGGATTGAAAAAGCTGAGTTGTTATGGCAAGACGAGTCGATTGGATGA